AATATGGAaagattttaaagtcaaaataataatttaatttcaaactcctaaatattaagaaaataatacaaaaataacaatTTTATTCAATGTGAAATatgttttaaaggataaaaatcaaTCAACATTTTATGTTGGAGTGCCATGCTTTAAAAATAGTATTGATGATTATACCAAGTTGACTACCTTATTTTTCAGATTAGTAATTCCACTTATCAAACAAAAATTCCTTGCACTATTGAAATGCATCTCAAATCATGTTTGAAAATGCATCTCATATTTGTCTTTAGAAACGATCTTTTATCAAACTGAAAGGAGAGAAAAATCATTCTTTGCTTTCAGTTTGGTGAAAGATCGCCGTAGCTTTCAATCATCCCAAAATATGCATACATGCGAACAGGCAAATCAGATCTGAAATGAGGCTATGAGCTGAAAGATAAAACTAAAACATCGACGGTGTTATGAAATCCAGATATGAGATCAAGTCATTAGGAAAGAAAGATATCAAACTGCACAAAATCCATTACATGGTAAACAAAACACTCCAATCGAGTAGTTGTTTTGAGCGTATTCAGAAAATATTATTTAAGAACCAGGCATAACGCCCATTGTCGCCgttgaaaaaagaaaagcaagtaCCATTGTATATAACTAAGCTAGCTATTCAAGGCTTTAAAACAATAGGTTTTAGTCTTCACAAGAGCAAGAGCCAGAACTGATGCATTATTGCGGGGCAGACACAAATAAGAGAGTAAGCTGATCTAGCCGGAAGCAGTTTTCTTTTGCTGGAAGACGACAGCATAAACTGGGACTATAACACCAATGGCGACTGCAGACCAAACACCAAGGGTCATCTTCAGCTTCTGATTGGACATCCTGTCTAAGTTGTACATGTGCTTCGCATGAAGATAGAATGGCTCATCATGGCCATGTCCTCCTCCCATTCTTCTTACACTAGTTGAGTGGATTCCTCTGCTAACTGTTGAAACAAAAAGTTTCTAAATTTCAGCAAGGTGCGATGTATAAAAGCTTGAACCTCTTTGGAACTTGAATGAAAGGTAGTTATCATATAGAAAGTCAGGTGCAAATACAATGAGCGTTCAGTTCAAACTTCGACGCTAGACAAAAGGGAGTTACAAAGGACCAAAGCAAATGAAACTACTATTAAAATAGGCCTAATGACAGAGATGGAAAGTTCACATAATGCACGGAATGCA
This DNA window, taken from Nicotiana tabacum cultivar K326 chromosome 4, ASM71507v2, whole genome shotgun sequence, encodes the following:
- the LOC107826451 gene encoding uncharacterized protein LOC107826451, with amino-acid sequence MALRSSASKLITSSQSLLSNAVSRGIHSTSVRRMGGGHGHDEPFYLHAKHMYNLDRMSNQKLKMTLGVWSAVAIGVIVPVYAVVFQQKKTASG